In Aquimarina sp. TRL1, a single window of DNA contains:
- a CDS encoding metal ABC transporter permease has translation MNITEYIELLVTDYTLRTITLGTAILGAICGMLGSFAVLRKQSLLGDAISHASLPGIAIAFLIIGTKNNAILLIGALVSGLIGSFWIRGIIKKTHLKSDTALGLILSLFFGLGMLLLTYIQKLPNANQAGLENYLFGQAATLLESDVWLMAIITGICLFILLIFWKELKLLLFDEDYTKTLGFNTRFLDILITTFIVIAIVLGLQTVGVVLMSAMLLAPAAAARQWTNNLATMIIIAAVFGASSGVIGTAISASSNNLSTGPVIVLIAAIFVLVSFIFSPGRGLLFREIRFRKNRHDLQLHKTLSFMYNIASTHENKSHPHAIKILNNFQGFTKKSLKKLEDKNFITISGNMWSLTTLGYETAANLYNQLTTDPENE, from the coding sequence ATGAACATTACAGAATACATAGAATTACTTGTAACTGATTACACCTTGAGAACAATTACTTTGGGAACTGCGATTCTCGGAGCTATTTGTGGAATGCTTGGTAGTTTTGCTGTATTGAGAAAACAAAGTCTTTTAGGAGACGCTATTTCACACGCTTCATTACCCGGAATCGCAATTGCTTTTCTTATTATAGGTACAAAAAACAATGCTATTTTATTGATAGGCGCATTAGTAAGTGGTCTTATCGGTTCGTTCTGGATACGCGGAATTATAAAAAAAACACATCTAAAATCTGACACTGCGCTTGGGTTAATCCTATCCTTGTTTTTTGGTTTGGGGATGCTTTTGCTCACCTATATCCAAAAACTCCCTAACGCCAATCAGGCAGGCTTAGAAAATTATTTATTTGGTCAGGCTGCAACCTTGTTAGAGAGTGATGTTTGGCTCATGGCAATAATCACAGGAATATGCTTGTTTATCCTGCTAATTTTCTGGAAAGAACTAAAACTGTTATTATTTGATGAAGATTATACGAAAACACTTGGATTCAACACCCGTTTTCTGGATATCTTAATAACAACCTTTATTGTTATTGCAATCGTACTGGGGCTACAGACTGTTGGAGTAGTCCTGATGAGCGCCATGCTTCTTGCTCCTGCTGCTGCTGCCCGACAATGGACAAATAACTTAGCCACCATGATCATTATCGCAGCTGTCTTTGGTGCTTCTTCCGGGGTTATCGGAACTGCTATCAGTGCTTCGAGCAACAACTTATCGACAGGACCTGTCATTGTTTTAATTGCAGCCATTTTTGTTCTGGTCTCCTTTATTTTCTCCCCAGGAAGAGGGTTACTTTTTCGAGAAATCAGATTTAGAAAAAACAGACATGACCTACAACTACACAAAACACTGTCATTTATGTACAATATTGCCAGTACTCATGAAAACAAATCTCACCCTCATGCTATAAAAATCCTAAACAACTTTCAGGGATTCACCAAAAAGTCTTTAAAAAAACTGGAAGACAAAAATTTTATTACCATCTCAGGAAATATGTGGTCATTAACCACTTTGGGATATGAAACAGCTGCTAACTTATACAATCAACTAACAACTGATCCGGAAAATGAGTAA
- a CDS encoding metal ABC transporter permease — protein MSNIQIEIQLIACLVAIACAIPGTFLVLRKMALITDAISHSILPGIVLGFFITHDLSSPLLIILAAATGVLTVVLVEFIQKTGLVKEDTAIGLVFPALFSIGVILIAQNANDVHLDIDAVLLGELAFAPFDRILINDTDLGPKSLWTIGIILLVTIILLFTFFKELKISTFDKGLAASLGFSPVLIHYGLMTISSVTTVGAFDAVGAILVIALMIAPAATAYLLTNDLKKMIGLACIFGISAALSGYWIAHLLDTSISGAMTTVLGVIFLAAYLFAPDKGLFTVLYRQKQQRIEVSLLTFLLHIRNHSDDPKECHIDHLNEHINWQKVTSKSVLDLALKNNMIHISDDIISLTPKGKKFTKEAINYIIKEKNTEIEHMKDRFFLFRG, from the coding sequence ATGAGTAATATCCAAATAGAAATACAATTAATCGCTTGTCTGGTTGCTATTGCCTGTGCTATTCCGGGAACTTTTTTAGTTCTCAGAAAAATGGCATTAATTACTGATGCGATTAGCCATTCTATCCTTCCCGGTATAGTCCTCGGTTTTTTTATCACTCATGATTTATCATCTCCTCTTCTCATCATTCTCGCAGCGGCTACCGGAGTTCTAACAGTCGTTCTTGTAGAATTTATTCAAAAAACAGGGCTCGTTAAGGAGGATACCGCCATTGGCTTAGTCTTCCCTGCACTTTTCAGCATAGGAGTGATCCTCATCGCTCAAAATGCCAATGATGTACACCTGGATATCGACGCTGTTTTACTAGGAGAATTAGCATTTGCCCCTTTTGACAGGATACTTATCAACGATACTGATCTTGGTCCTAAATCTTTATGGACCATCGGAATTATATTGTTAGTTACCATCATACTGCTTTTCACTTTTTTCAAAGAATTAAAAATAAGCACCTTTGACAAAGGACTCGCTGCTTCTTTAGGATTCTCTCCTGTCCTTATTCACTATGGATTAATGACGATCTCATCTGTTACCACTGTCGGAGCATTTGATGCTGTTGGAGCCATTTTAGTAATTGCCCTTATGATTGCTCCTGCAGCCACCGCCTATCTATTAACAAATGACCTAAAAAAAATGATTGGTCTGGCATGTATATTTGGCATATCCGCCGCCTTATCTGGTTACTGGATCGCACATTTGCTAGACACATCCATTTCTGGGGCTATGACAACCGTTTTGGGAGTCATCTTTTTAGCTGCTTATCTTTTTGCTCCTGACAAAGGGCTTTTTACTGTACTTTACCGTCAGAAACAGCAACGTATCGAAGTATCCCTCCTCACTTTTTTATTGCATATCAGAAATCATAGCGATGACCCTAAAGAATGTCATATCGACCACCTGAACGAGCATATCAACTGGCAAAAAGTTACTTCTAAATCTGTACTAGACCTCGCCCTAAAGAATAATATGATTCATATTTCTGATGATATCATCTCTCTTACCCCTAAAGGAAAGAAATTTACCAAAGAGGCGATCAACTACATTATTAAAGAAAAAAACACAGAAATAGAGCACATGAAAGATCGTTTTTTCCTGTTTCGGGGATAA
- a CDS encoding glycosyltransferase family 2 protein: MVSFNVEYFLQLCLLSIKEAIRGLEAEIIVVDNNSQDGTVTMIRRLFPEVVLLINTENVGFAQANNQGVAVSKGEQICFVNPDIMVPGDIFKKLSELEERLPDVGGIGPRLIDGRGLFLQESKRNIPAPLIAFQRLFGIRSGIIKKYYASHISEKSLGAVEVLTGAFLWIKKTVFQEIGGFDTAYFIYGEDIDLAYRLKKAGYQNYYCGKVTAVHFKGESTKLTSFYKKQFYTAMTIFYKKHFKTNWLLDRIVWVGVSFVSSVQFLFDKKKDLPKNKELMLVSQNQKLVIKIEKAVKKEVALATLNQLPDLGTNNIEVIFDGDFVRYDEMISAMQSNNTHTITFRIRPRNECFFLGSDCSSNHGEVVLLG; this comes from the coding sequence ATAGTAAGCTTTAATGTTGAGTATTTCTTGCAGTTATGCCTGTTAAGTATTAAAGAAGCTATACGCGGTCTGGAAGCGGAGATTATTGTGGTAGATAATAACTCTCAGGATGGTACTGTCACTATGATTCGGCGATTGTTTCCAGAGGTTGTTTTGTTGATTAATACAGAAAATGTAGGGTTTGCACAAGCTAATAACCAGGGAGTAGCAGTGTCAAAAGGAGAGCAGATATGTTTTGTGAATCCGGATATAATGGTTCCCGGTGATATTTTTAAGAAATTATCTGAATTGGAAGAACGTTTGCCTGATGTAGGAGGAATAGGCCCTAGATTGATTGATGGAAGAGGGCTTTTTTTGCAAGAGAGTAAACGAAATATTCCAGCTCCTTTGATTGCTTTTCAGCGATTGTTTGGAATTCGGTCAGGAATCATAAAAAAATATTATGCGAGTCATATTTCTGAAAAATCATTAGGAGCTGTAGAGGTATTAACAGGTGCTTTTTTGTGGATAAAAAAAACTGTTTTTCAGGAGATAGGAGGTTTTGATACAGCATATTTTATTTATGGAGAGGATATTGACTTAGCATATAGATTAAAAAAAGCAGGGTATCAAAATTATTATTGTGGAAAAGTAACTGCGGTTCATTTTAAAGGAGAGAGTACGAAACTGACCAGTTTTTATAAAAAACAGTTTTATACTGCAATGACTATTTTTTATAAAAAACATTTTAAGACCAATTGGTTGTTAGATCGGATTGTTTGGGTTGGGGTGTCTTTTGTGTCTTCTGTTCAATTTTTGTTTGATAAGAAAAAAGATCTCCCCAAAAATAAAGAGCTTATGCTGGTGTCTCAAAACCAGAAGTTGGTCATAAAAATAGAAAAAGCAGTAAAAAAAGAAGTAGCGTTAGCAACATTGAATCAATTACCTGATTTGGGAACTAATAATATCGAAGTTATCTTTGACGGTGATTTTGTAAGATATGATGAGATGATTTCTGCAATGCAATCGAATAATACACATACAATTACCTTTAGAATTCGTCCTCGGAATGAATGCTTTTTTTTAGGAAGTGATTGTAGTAGTAATCACGGCGAAGTTGTTTTGCTGGGATAA
- the recR gene encoding recombination mediator RecR, giving the protein MEFSSKLLQNAVNEMSQLPGIGKRTALRLVLHLLRQPPTQTEYLVNALRELRTEIKFCKKCHSISDIEICEICSNPNRKNTVICVVEDIRDVMAIEATSQYRGLYHVLGGKISPLDGIGPQDLTIQSLLDKVKSGDVQELIFALSATMEGDTTNFYIYKQLEGTAVKISTIARGIGVNDELEYADEVTLGRSIINRVPFENALKNS; this is encoded by the coding sequence ATGGAATTTTCTTCAAAACTGTTACAAAATGCCGTAAATGAAATGTCTCAATTACCTGGAATAGGGAAGAGAACTGCATTGCGATTGGTGTTGCATTTATTAAGACAACCGCCTACCCAAACAGAGTATTTGGTAAATGCCTTACGGGAATTACGAACAGAAATAAAGTTTTGTAAAAAATGTCATAGTATAAGTGATATAGAAATATGTGAGATATGCAGTAATCCTAATAGAAAAAATACTGTTATCTGTGTTGTCGAAGATATCAGAGATGTAATGGCTATTGAAGCAACAAGTCAATACAGAGGGCTGTATCATGTATTGGGAGGTAAAATAAGCCCGCTAGATGGAATAGGGCCTCAGGATTTAACGATTCAATCTTTATTGGATAAAGTGAAGTCTGGGGATGTTCAGGAGTTGATTTTTGCTTTGAGTGCTACGATGGAAGGAGATACAACCAATTTCTATATCTATAAGCAACTAGAAGGAACAGCGGTCAAAATATCAACAATAGCAAGAGGAATAGGAGTTAATGATGAATTAGAATATGCAGATGAAGTAACGCTGGGAAGAAGTATAATTAATAGAGTGCCGTTCGAAAATGCATTAAAAAATTCGTAA
- a CDS encoding dihydrolipoamide acetyltransferase family protein encodes MAKFELKLPKMGESVAEATVTTWLKEVGDTIEMDEAVVEIATDKVDSEVPSEVEGVLVEKLFDVDDVVKVGETIAIIEIDGEGVVAETPAASKEVVSEQPEEAVVLEAGIEEVASSKQIDFSSSNKFYSPLVKNIAATEGVSIEELESIHGTGKDNRVTKDDILSYIEKRKAGVVAKEVPVANVEKEAVVKPANAVAVKTKTPDPVIPVSGEDEIIEMSRMGKLIAHHMIDSVQTSAHVQSFIEADVTNIWNWRKKVKNEFQKREGENITFTPIFMEAIAKALKDFPMMNISVSGDKIIKKKNINLGMAAALPDGNLIVPVIKNADRLNLVGMTKAVNDLAGRARNNQLKPDDIQDGTYTVTNVGTFGSIMGTPIINQPQVGILALGAIRKVPAVIETPEGDFIGIRYKMFLSHSYDHRVVNGALGGQFVLRVKEYLEDWDVNREF; translated from the coding sequence ATGGCAAAATTTGAGCTGAAACTTCCGAAAATGGGTGAGAGTGTTGCAGAGGCAACGGTAACTACTTGGTTAAAAGAAGTAGGAGATACTATTGAAATGGATGAGGCAGTGGTAGAAATCGCTACAGATAAAGTGGATAGCGAAGTACCAAGTGAGGTAGAAGGTGTGTTGGTTGAGAAACTGTTTGATGTAGATGATGTAGTAAAAGTAGGAGAAACAATTGCTATTATTGAAATAGATGGAGAGGGTGTTGTAGCGGAAACTCCTGCCGCAAGCAAAGAAGTAGTAAGTGAGCAACCAGAAGAAGCAGTAGTACTGGAAGCAGGAATAGAAGAAGTTGCATCTTCAAAGCAAATAGATTTTAGTAGCTCTAATAAGTTTTATTCTCCGTTAGTTAAGAACATAGCAGCAACGGAAGGAGTGTCTATAGAAGAGTTAGAAAGTATTCATGGTACCGGAAAGGATAATAGAGTCACAAAAGACGATATTCTTTCGTATATAGAAAAAAGGAAAGCAGGAGTAGTAGCTAAAGAAGTACCTGTTGCTAATGTAGAAAAAGAAGCAGTTGTTAAACCAGCAAATGCCGTAGCGGTAAAAACAAAAACTCCTGATCCGGTGATTCCTGTGTCTGGAGAGGATGAAATTATCGAGATGTCCAGAATGGGGAAACTAATTGCGCATCATATGATTGATTCTGTGCAAACTTCTGCTCATGTTCAGTCATTTATTGAAGCGGATGTTACCAATATCTGGAACTGGAGAAAGAAAGTGAAAAACGAATTCCAAAAAAGAGAAGGAGAGAATATAACATTTACTCCTATTTTTATGGAAGCAATAGCAAAGGCATTAAAAGATTTTCCAATGATGAACATCTCTGTTTCTGGAGATAAAATCATCAAAAAGAAAAATATAAATCTTGGAATGGCTGCAGCATTACCTGATGGTAATTTGATCGTTCCTGTTATTAAAAATGCAGACAGGTTGAATTTAGTAGGGATGACCAAAGCTGTAAATGATCTAGCTGGTAGGGCAAGAAATAATCAATTGAAACCAGATGATATTCAGGATGGAACATATACAGTGACTAATGTAGGGACTTTTGGTAGTATTATGGGAACTCCGATTATTAATCAACCACAGGTAGGGATTTTGGCATTGGGAGCTATTAGAAAAGTACCAGCGGTTATAGAAACACCAGAAGGAGATTTTATAGGAATACGCTATAAAATGTTCTTGTCACATTCTTATGATCATCGTGTGGTAAATGGAGCTTTAGGAGGACAATTTGTTCTAAGAGTAAAAGAATACTTAGAAGATTGGGATGTGAACAGAGAGTTCTAA